Proteins encoded within one genomic window of Dyadobacter chenhuakuii:
- a CDS encoding UDP-glucose dehydrogenase family protein: MKIAVVGTGYVGLVTGTCFAETGNQVTCVDIDVKKVERLQKGEIPIYEPGLDVLFDRNVAEGRLVFTTNLAEGIKDAEVIFLALPTPPGEDGSADLKYILKVADDLGHIMEQYAVIIDKSTVPVGTAEKVHAAIAANATVEFDVVSNPEFLREGVAVEDFMKPDRVVVGTSSEKAKKVMEKLYAPLVRQGNPVIFMDERSAEMTKYAANSFLAMKITFMNEIANLCEKVGANVDDIRRGIGTDSRIGKRFLFAGIGYGGSCFPKDVQALAKTSKDYDYDFRILQSVMDVNDDQKKKLLPMVDNYFGGSLKDKTIAVWGLAFKPYTDDIREAPALENIQALLAGGARVTVYDPEAMTNVKNILGDKVTFCHTPYAALDDADALMIFTEWPQFRTPEFEKMGKLLKNKVVFDGRNLYELETMREMGYTYFSIGREKVVPA, encoded by the coding sequence ATGAAAATCGCAGTTGTAGGAACAGGGTACGTAGGTTTGGTTACGGGAACATGCTTCGCCGAGACGGGCAATCAGGTAACCTGCGTTGACATTGATGTCAAAAAAGTTGAACGTTTGCAAAAAGGCGAAATTCCCATTTATGAGCCGGGTCTTGACGTGCTTTTTGATCGCAATGTTGCCGAAGGTCGTTTGGTGTTCACAACCAATCTTGCAGAAGGAATTAAGGATGCAGAGGTTATTTTCCTTGCACTTCCAACGCCTCCGGGTGAAGATGGTTCTGCCGACTTGAAATATATCCTGAAAGTTGCCGACGATCTGGGACATATTATGGAACAATACGCGGTAATTATTGATAAAAGCACTGTTCCTGTGGGAACTGCTGAAAAAGTGCATGCAGCCATCGCAGCCAATGCAACAGTTGAATTCGATGTGGTTTCTAACCCCGAGTTCCTGCGGGAAGGTGTTGCTGTTGAGGACTTTATGAAGCCAGACCGCGTTGTGGTTGGAACTTCCTCTGAAAAAGCGAAGAAAGTGATGGAGAAATTGTACGCTCCATTGGTTCGCCAGGGTAACCCTGTTATTTTCATGGACGAGCGTTCTGCTGAAATGACAAAATATGCTGCCAACTCATTCCTGGCCATGAAAATCACTTTCATGAACGAAATCGCAAACCTTTGCGAAAAAGTGGGTGCTAATGTGGACGATATCCGTCGTGGTATCGGAACAGACAGCCGTATCGGAAAGCGTTTCTTATTCGCCGGAATCGGTTATGGCGGAAGCTGTTTCCCGAAAGACGTGCAGGCACTTGCCAAAACATCAAAAGATTACGACTACGATTTCCGCATCCTGCAATCAGTAATGGATGTGAATGATGACCAGAAGAAAAAGCTGTTGCCAATGGTTGACAACTATTTCGGAGGAAGTCTGAAAGATAAAACAATCGCTGTGTGGGGACTTGCATTTAAGCCTTATACAGACGATATCCGTGAAGCACCGGCTTTGGAAAACATTCAGGCATTGCTGGCAGGCGGCGCGAGAGTGACCGTTTACGATCCGGAAGCGATGACGAATGTCAAAAATATACTTGGCGATAAAGTAACTTTCTGCCATACACCATATGCAGCCCTGGATGATGCAGATGCACTAATGATCTTCACAGAATGGCCGCAGTTCCGTACACCTGAGTTTGAAAAAATGGGTAAGCTGCTTAAAAATAAAGTAGTTTTTGACGGAAGAAACCTCTATGAACTGGAAACAATGCGTGAAATGGGTTACACTTATTTCAGCATTGGACGCGAAAAAGTCGTTCCGGCCTGA
- a CDS encoding UDP-glucuronic acid decarboxylase family protein, protein MKRVLITGAAGFLGSHLCERFLKEGMYVIGMDNLITGDMRNIEHLMPNPNFEFNHHDVTKFVHVPGELDYIMHFASPASPIDYLKIPIQTLKVGAMGTHNLLGLARVKKARFIIASTSEVYGDPLVHPQTEDYWGHVNPIGPRGCYDEAKRYQEAITMAYHRYHELETRIVRIFNTYGPRMRLNDGRVLPAFIGQALRGEDITVFGDGTQTRAFCYVDDLVEGIYRLLMSDYSLPVNIGNPAEITIGEFAEEIIKLTGTNQKVIYQPLPQDDPKQRQPDITLAREILGWEPKVTREEGLRITYDYFRNLPKERLYEESNHRGFESFSASK, encoded by the coding sequence ATGAAACGTGTATTAATAACCGGAGCGGCGGGTTTCCTGGGCTCACACCTTTGCGAGCGCTTCCTGAAAGAAGGCATGTATGTGATCGGGATGGATAACCTCATCACAGGGGATATGCGCAACATTGAGCATTTGATGCCAAATCCGAATTTTGAGTTTAACCACCACGATGTTACGAAATTTGTACACGTGCCGGGAGAGCTGGATTACATCATGCACTTTGCATCGCCTGCCAGTCCTATTGACTATCTAAAAATCCCTATCCAAACCCTGAAAGTGGGTGCGATGGGAACACATAACCTGCTTGGGCTTGCCCGGGTTAAAAAAGCACGTTTTATCATTGCTTCCACATCCGAAGTGTACGGTGATCCATTGGTTCACCCGCAAACCGAAGATTACTGGGGCCACGTAAACCCGATCGGGCCACGCGGCTGCTATGACGAAGCAAAACGTTATCAGGAAGCGATCACGATGGCTTACCACCGTTATCACGAGCTGGAAACGCGCATTGTAAGGATCTTTAACACTTACGGACCAAGAATGCGCCTCAACGACGGACGCGTATTGCCGGCATTCATCGGACAAGCGCTGAGAGGCGAGGACATCACGGTGTTCGGTGACGGAACGCAAACTCGTGCATTCTGCTATGTAGATGACCTTGTAGAAGGCATTTATCGATTGCTAATGAGCGATTATTCGTTGCCTGTTAACATTGGTAACCCTGCTGAGATTACGATCGGAGAGTTTGCTGAGGAAATTATCAAGTTGACCGGAACGAATCAAAAAGTGATTTATCAGCCCTTGCCACAAGATGATCCGAAACAGCGTCAGCCGGACATTACATTGGCAAGAGAAATCCTTGGCTGGGAACCAAAAGTTACCCGTGAAGAAGGTTTGCGTATCACTTACGATTACTTCCGCAACCTTCCGAAGGAGAGACTTTACGAAGAATCCAACCATAGAGGATTTGAAAGTTTCAGCGCCTCAAAATAA
- the frr gene encoding ribosome recycling factor: MEEIELYLDDAKDTMEGAIKHLIIELGKIRAGKASPQMLEGLQIDYYGSMTPLQNVATINTPDARTIAIRPFEKKIINDIEKAIRNGNLGFAPSNDGEMIRISVPPLNEERRRELVKRAKNEIETAKINIRNIRQDANNSLRKLTKEGVAEDLVKLSEDRVQKLTDGFITKVEQIFNAKEKEIMEV, encoded by the coding sequence ATGGAAGAAATAGAATTATATCTGGATGACGCCAAGGACACCATGGAAGGCGCCATCAAGCACCTGATCATTGAACTCGGTAAAATACGCGCCGGAAAAGCATCTCCTCAAATGCTGGAAGGCCTTCAGATCGATTATTACGGCTCCATGACGCCATTGCAAAATGTGGCAACGATCAACACGCCTGACGCGAGGACGATCGCGATCAGGCCGTTTGAGAAAAAAATCATCAATGACATTGAAAAAGCGATCCGTAACGGAAACCTGGGTTTTGCACCTTCCAATGATGGGGAAATGATCCGTATTTCGGTTCCGCCATTGAACGAAGAACGCAGAAGAGAACTGGTGAAACGTGCGAAAAACGAGATCGAGACGGCGAAGATCAACATCCGTAACATTCGCCAGGATGCGAACAATTCATTGCGTAAGCTGACGAAAGAAGGCGTTGCGGAGGATTTGGTGAAGCTAAGCGAAGACCGCGTTCAGAAACTAACCGATGGCTTTATCACCAAAGTGGAGCAGATTTTCAATGCGAAAGAAAAAGAGATCATGGAAGTGTAG
- the pyrH gene encoding UMP kinase: MPEPKYKRLLLKLSGEALNGGDKGQVIDFNILDNYAREIKRIAEVGVQIAIVIGGGNIFRGASVEKSGIDRVQGDHMGMLATVINGMAIQSSLEKHGVNTRLMSAIKMEQVCEPLIRRRAIRHLEKGRVVIFGAGTGNPYFTTDTTAGLRAIESESEVVLKGTRVDGVYTADPEKDPLATKYTQLTFDEALSKNLKIMDLTAFTLCKENNVPIIVFDMNKPGNLYDLVMGEEVGTLISN; the protein is encoded by the coding sequence ATGCCCGAACCAAAATATAAACGTTTACTACTGAAACTGAGCGGAGAAGCACTAAATGGCGGCGACAAAGGCCAGGTTATTGACTTCAACATTCTTGATAATTATGCCCGGGAAATCAAGAGAATTGCCGAAGTAGGCGTTCAGATTGCAATCGTGATCGGAGGAGGAAATATTTTCCGCGGCGCATCCGTCGAAAAATCGGGCATCGACAGAGTGCAGGGCGACCATATGGGCATGCTGGCCACCGTCATTAATGGGATGGCCATTCAGAGTTCACTTGAAAAACATGGAGTAAACACGCGTTTAATGTCTGCGATCAAAATGGAGCAGGTTTGCGAGCCTTTGATCCGCCGCCGCGCGATCCGTCACTTGGAAAAAGGACGCGTTGTTATATTCGGTGCCGGAACGGGTAACCCCTATTTCACCACAGACACAACAGCCGGACTTCGTGCGATTGAATCGGAATCCGAGGTGGTTTTAAAAGGAACACGTGTAGACGGTGTTTACACAGCCGATCCTGAAAAAGACCCGCTTGCTACGAAATACACCCAACTTACATTTGACGAAGCATTGTCCAAAAATCTGAAAATCATGGATTTGACGGCATTTACACTTTGCAAGGAAAACAATGTTCCGATCATCGTTTTTGATATGAACAAGCCTGGTAACCTGTACGATCTGGTGATGGGTGAAGAAGTGGGAACATTGATATCTAACTAG
- a CDS encoding biotin/lipoyl-containing protein: protein MLKIAVSDAPATEHGDDASTGHVFEINKEQNNLSIGGETFDGDITTLGNNHFHAIWKNKSYNIEVLEHNVAEKTFHLLINGQHIHTKAKDELDLLLEGMGLQNTSIAKINNVKAPMPGLIQSVAVAEGDTIQKGDTLLVLVAMKMENTIKSSGNGVVKTLKVAAGEIVEKNQVLLEFQ, encoded by the coding sequence ATGCTAAAAATCGCTGTATCCGACGCGCCGGCAACCGAACATGGTGACGACGCGTCTACCGGGCATGTTTTTGAGATCAATAAAGAGCAGAACAACTTGTCCATAGGCGGCGAAACGTTTGATGGCGACATTACAACGCTTGGCAACAACCATTTTCACGCCATTTGGAAAAACAAATCCTACAACATTGAGGTCCTCGAACACAATGTTGCAGAGAAAACGTTTCACCTGCTCATCAACGGCCAGCACATTCATACCAAAGCAAAAGACGAGCTGGACTTGCTGCTGGAAGGAATGGGATTGCAAAACACCAGCATCGCCAAGATTAATAATGTGAAAGCACCCATGCCCGGACTCATCCAGTCCGTCGCCGTTGCCGAAGGCGATACGATCCAAAAGGGCGACACATTGCTCGTGCTGGTGGCCATGAAGATGGAAAATACGATTAAATCTTCCGGAAACGGAGTGGTGAAGACATTGAAGGTTGCGGCTGGTGAAATCGTTGAAAAAAACCAGGTATTGCTCGAGTTTCAATAA
- the dusB gene encoding tRNA dihydrouridine synthase DusB, translating to MVKIGNIQLGDFPLLLAPMEDVSDPPFRAVCKENGADLMYTEFVSSEGLIRDAAKSVQKLDIFEYERPVGIQLFGSDIETMGSCAEIASRVNPDLIDINYGCPVKNVACRGAGAALLQDIPKMVKMTDAVVKSTHLPVTVKTRLGWDENTKNVQEVAERLQDIGIQALSIHGRTRVQMYKGSADWTLISMIKDNPRITIPIFGNGDVDSPEKALEYKNRFGVDGIMIGRATIGNPWIFNEIKHYMRTGEKLAPPTMEQRVAVCRKHLEFSIRWKGPVAGIFEMRRHYTNYFKGLDHFKPFRMRLVEGMTYEELDGILQEVVHEYSEALC from the coding sequence ATGGTAAAAATCGGAAACATACAGTTAGGTGATTTTCCACTGCTTCTGGCACCGATGGAGGACGTAAGTGACCCTCCTTTCAGGGCGGTTTGCAAGGAAAACGGTGCGGATCTGATGTACACGGAATTTGTATCGTCGGAAGGATTGATCCGCGATGCGGCGAAAAGTGTGCAGAAGCTTGACATATTTGAATATGAACGGCCGGTTGGCATTCAGCTTTTTGGCAGCGACATTGAAACCATGGGTTCATGCGCCGAGATCGCATCCCGCGTAAATCCCGACCTGATCGATATAAATTATGGCTGCCCGGTGAAAAACGTGGCTTGTCGTGGCGCCGGTGCTGCATTGTTGCAGGATATCCCTAAAATGGTCAAGATGACCGACGCGGTGGTGAAATCGACGCATTTGCCGGTAACCGTGAAAACCCGACTAGGTTGGGACGAGAATACAAAGAATGTGCAGGAAGTTGCAGAACGCTTGCAGGATATCGGCATTCAGGCATTATCCATTCACGGCCGCACGCGCGTACAAATGTACAAAGGCTCGGCAGATTGGACATTGATCTCGATGATTAAGGACAATCCGCGCATTACGATCCCAATTTTCGGGAATGGCGATGTAGATTCCCCTGAAAAGGCATTGGAATACAAAAACAGGTTCGGCGTGGACGGCATCATGATTGGCCGCGCAACGATTGGCAATCCCTGGATCTTTAACGAGATCAAACATTATATGAGAACGGGCGAAAAGCTGGCTCCGCCTACAATGGAACAGCGCGTGGCCGTTTGCCGCAAACACCTTGAATTCTCGATCCGCTGGAAAGGCCCGGTTGCGGGTATTTTTGAAATGCGCAGGCATTATACCAATTATTTCAAAGGACTCGATCATTTCAAACCCTTCCGCATGCGGCTGGTTGAAGGAATGACCTATGAAGAGCTCGACGGGATTTTACAGGAAGTTGTCCACGAATACAGCGAAGCATTATGCTAA
- a CDS encoding CPBP family intramembrane glutamic endopeptidase translates to MQNSNPIQLVSRVPGIGGSLLVLIGFVLIGMAVGNILAVMVLALYLHVDTSSITGVLTQLLSNPGEVPNGWYALMLLQGTVHFFSYLLPSLVFWIYIDRKSIAEFDFRPKPAFRVWLLAFLLVLAFIPVNSKFIEWNAAMKLPDALSELELWMKEKENQLSVMTAFMTEYTQFSQLLVALFVVVLLPALGEEVLFRGVIQTKLIKLWGNPHVGIWVAAAIFSAIHFQFYGFLPRMMLGAVFGYLYYWTGNIWVAILAHFVNNGFVLVMMYLNNIGAVSIDVEETKSMPVMLILSSLLVSAGILFSIRKTSAMQKEPLLMDKEF, encoded by the coding sequence ATGCAAAATAGTAACCCTATTCAGTTAGTTTCCCGTGTACCCGGCATAGGAGGCAGTTTGTTGGTCCTCATCGGCTTTGTGCTCATTGGTATGGCGGTGGGCAATATCCTGGCGGTTATGGTGCTTGCGCTTTATTTGCATGTGGATACCAGCAGCATTACCGGTGTTTTGACTCAATTACTAAGCAACCCGGGCGAAGTTCCCAATGGTTGGTATGCATTAATGTTGCTGCAGGGCACGGTCCATTTCTTCTCCTACCTGCTTCCTTCGCTTGTTTTCTGGATTTATATAGATCGTAAATCGATCGCTGAATTTGACTTCCGTCCCAAACCCGCTTTCAGGGTCTGGTTACTGGCTTTTTTGCTTGTTCTGGCTTTTATTCCAGTTAATAGCAAGTTTATAGAATGGAATGCAGCCATGAAGCTGCCGGATGCATTGTCGGAGCTGGAATTGTGGATGAAGGAGAAAGAGAATCAGCTTTCGGTGATGACGGCTTTTATGACGGAATATACACAGTTTAGCCAGTTGCTGGTTGCATTGTTTGTGGTGGTTTTGTTGCCTGCACTAGGCGAGGAAGTGCTTTTTCGCGGGGTTATCCAGACTAAGCTGATCAAGCTTTGGGGAAACCCGCATGTGGGGATCTGGGTTGCGGCGGCTATTTTTAGTGCTATCCATTTTCAGTTTTACGGATTTTTGCCCCGGATGATGTTGGGGGCAGTGTTTGGTTACCTATATTACTGGACGGGAAACATCTGGGTGGCTATACTCGCCCATTTTGTCAATAACGGCTTCGTGCTTGTGATGATGTATCTCAACAACATTGGTGCGGTGAGCATCGATGTGGAAGAAACAAAGTCGATGCCGGTGATGCTGATCTTATCTTCGTTGCTGGTTTCTGCTGGCATATTGTTTTCTATACGGAAAACGAGCGCGATGCAGAAAGAGCCTTTACTGATGGATAAGGAGTTTTAA
- a CDS encoding putative signal transducing protein, which yields MAENWVKAYQSAQVMRADIAREILEQNGIAAVIVDKKDSNYPVFGMYEVHVPAGDLSQAQMIITNEGALNESE from the coding sequence ATGGCTGAAAATTGGGTGAAGGCTTATCAGAGCGCACAAGTGATGCGGGCTGATATTGCCCGTGAAATTTTAGAACAAAACGGAATTGCAGCTGTCATCGTTGACAAAAAAGACAGCAATTATCCGGTATTCGGAATGTATGAAGTGCACGTGCCGGCTGGTGATCTTTCACAGGCCCAAATGATAATAACGAATGAAGGAGCGCTTAACGAATCTGAATAA
- a CDS encoding phosphatidate cytidylyltransferase — translation MKERLTNLNNLQQRTITALAGVFVIISCILYNELTFLLLFCTISSLTQLEFYKLLGLDGNQPLTYYGTFCGTVMMLLAYLIEQDIVPFENYFIISPLLSMIFFIKLYKKNDLKPFTNIGFTFLGIIYVALPFALIIVMAMRGGNYNYEIVLGSLLLLWASDIGGYFAGTKFGKRKLFERISPKKSWEGAVGSAVFAAFIAFALGYYFRTFEPWKWYCIGAIIVVVGTYGDLVESLFKRSIAIKDSGSSIPGHGGFLDRFDGLLLSAPFIVTFLKLFS, via the coding sequence ATGAAGGAGCGCTTAACGAATCTGAATAATTTACAGCAAAGGACAATCACTGCTCTGGCAGGTGTATTTGTGATCATTAGCTGCATCCTTTACAATGAATTGACCTTTCTGCTCCTTTTTTGCACCATCAGCTCGCTTACCCAACTGGAATTTTACAAGCTCCTTGGCCTCGACGGAAACCAGCCGCTGACATATTATGGAACATTCTGTGGCACAGTCATGATGTTACTTGCGTATCTGATAGAGCAAGACATTGTGCCATTTGAAAATTACTTCATAATCAGCCCGTTGCTATCGATGATATTTTTTATCAAGCTGTATAAAAAGAACGATCTGAAACCCTTTACCAACATTGGTTTTACGTTTCTGGGCATCATTTACGTGGCGCTTCCATTTGCCCTTATTATTGTGATGGCGATGCGCGGCGGGAATTACAATTATGAAATCGTGCTGGGGAGCCTGCTTTTGCTTTGGGCCTCGGACATTGGCGGCTATTTTGCAGGGACGAAATTTGGGAAAAGAAAGCTTTTTGAGCGCATTTCTCCCAAGAAATCATGGGAAGGTGCGGTGGGAAGTGCGGTGTTCGCGGCATTTATCGCCTTTGCCCTCGGTTATTATTTCCGTACCTTCGAACCCTGGAAATGGTATTGCATCGGGGCCATTATTGTGGTAGTGGGCACTTACGGCGATCTGGTAGAGTCCCTTTTCAAGCGGAGCATTGCCATTAAGGACTCGGGAAGTAGTATTCCGGGTCACGGAGGCTTTTTAGATCGGTTCGATGGTCTGCTTCTTTCGGCTCCGTTTATCGTCACTTTTTTAAAGCTTTTTTCCTAG
- a CDS encoding carboxypeptidase-like regulatory domain-containing protein has translation MKRSLFIFLLILAGVTGVRDSYAQGEQSAIVFSGMVVGGKTTEILPGATIFIVNAGRGTLSRSDGSFTIKVFPGDSIVFGYVGFKKQYHVIPRSYNSDIYSAIVALREDVVTLSGVTIYPYSTEEEFKKAFLDLKLPDQADRDALARSTDPDYINRMAAQVPNNAQTNYRYSMDQLLFGRESTGNKGFATTFPFLNPFAWANFIKSVKKGDLKQKDWRKDLNAAPRENITKQDFIPPMPDNDIKKNGQ, from the coding sequence ATGAAACGGAGTCTTTTTATATTTTTATTGATACTTGCAGGTGTAACTGGAGTCCGGGATTCGTATGCGCAGGGTGAACAAAGTGCAATTGTGTTTTCAGGGATGGTCGTAGGAGGCAAAACCACCGAAATCCTGCCTGGGGCAACGATTTTCATTGTAAACGCGGGACGGGGAACATTATCCAGAAGCGACGGTTCTTTCACAATTAAAGTTTTTCCGGGCGATAGCATTGTTTTTGGTTATGTAGGTTTCAAAAAACAATATCACGTTATTCCAAGAAGCTATAATTCAGATATTTACTCGGCCATTGTAGCGCTGAGAGAAGATGTGGTAACGCTTTCCGGCGTGACCATTTATCCCTATTCAACAGAAGAAGAATTCAAGAAAGCATTCCTCGATTTGAAATTGCCCGATCAGGCAGATAGGGATGCATTGGCAAGAAGCACAGACCCGGACTACATTAACAGAATGGCTGCGCAGGTGCCTAATAATGCACAAACCAATTATCGCTATTCGATGGACCAGTTGCTTTTCGGGCGTGAATCAACGGGTAATAAAGGCTTTGCGACCACATTTCCATTCCTGAACCCATTCGCCTGGGCCAACTTCATCAAATCCGTTAAAAAAGGTGATTTGAAACAAAAAGATTGGAGAAAAGACCTCAACGCGGCTCCCCGCGAGAATATTACCAAGCAGGATTTTATTCCTCCCATGCCTGATAATGATATTAAGAAAAACGGTCAGTAA
- a CDS encoding UDP-2,3-diacylglucosamine diphosphatase: MNFHFEKKTIHLQDGRRAYFSSDYHLGVPSPLQSREREKRIVSWLESIQHDAQVIFLVGDIFDFWFEYKKAVPKGFVRLLGKLAELSDKGIELIIFTGNHDMWMSGYLTEEVGAAIYRNPVSFTFDTKGTSKTMLVGHGDGLGPGDSTYKFLKKVFENRFFQMIFRIVHPDVGMWIAMEWSRRSRIANVNKGEERFMGADHEWLFQYCREVEQTQHHDFYIFGHRHLVLDMQVNARSRYINLGEWVSQQHFATFDGSNLTLKKFDPALL; encoded by the coding sequence ATGAACTTTCATTTTGAGAAAAAGACGATTCACCTGCAAGATGGCCGCCGCGCCTATTTTTCATCGGATTATCATCTTGGCGTCCCTTCCCCGTTGCAGAGTCGCGAGCGCGAAAAGCGCATTGTAAGCTGGCTGGAATCCATTCAGCACGATGCACAGGTGATATTTTTGGTGGGTGATATTTTTGATTTTTGGTTTGAATACAAAAAGGCAGTTCCCAAGGGTTTTGTGCGGTTGCTAGGGAAACTGGCAGAGCTTTCCGACAAAGGAATTGAGCTCATTATCTTCACCGGAAACCATGATATGTGGATGTCGGGCTATCTGACAGAAGAAGTTGGCGCTGCTATTTACAGAAATCCTGTCTCGTTTACATTTGATACAAAAGGCACTTCGAAAACCATGTTAGTAGGCCACGGCGATGGACTCGGGCCGGGCGACAGCACTTATAAGTTTCTGAAAAAGGTTTTTGAAAACCGTTTTTTCCAAATGATCTTCCGTATTGTTCATCCGGATGTGGGCATGTGGATTGCGATGGAATGGTCTAGAAGAAGCCGGATTGCCAACGTGAACAAGGGCGAAGAGCGCTTTATGGGCGCGGACCATGAATGGTTATTTCAATATTGCAGAGAAGTTGAGCAAACGCAGCACCACGATTTTTACATTTTCGGGCACCGGCATCTCGTCCTGGATATGCAGGTCAATGCGCGATCTCGTTACATTAATCTCGGAGAATGGGTTTCGCAGCAACATTTCGCCACGTTTGACGGCAGCAATCTGACATTGAAAAAGTTTGATCCTGCGCTGCTTTAA
- a CDS encoding DUF4494 domain-containing protein yields MASWYLGKIRYQKEDEAGSLKTINEVYLVDAVSYTESEARLYKQIVTGASDFSVMSISRMRLADLFAFEEGEQWFKAKVIYFSVDEKSGKEKKIINQMLVNADGIQQALDRINESMRNFLIPYETTDIVLTPILDVFPYTAEEDEQEIPANMRPLSEVKAERAEAEAVAE; encoded by the coding sequence ATGGCGAGCTGGTATTTAGGGAAAATTCGGTATCAAAAAGAGGATGAGGCGGGAAGTCTTAAAACGATCAATGAAGTTTATCTGGTGGATGCCGTTTCGTACACGGAATCCGAAGCCAGGCTTTACAAGCAAATCGTTACCGGTGCCAGCGATTTCAGCGTAATGAGCATTTCACGGATGCGTCTAGCCGATTTGTTCGCTTTCGAGGAAGGTGAACAGTGGTTTAAGGCGAAAGTGATCTATTTTTCAGTTGATGAAAAAAGCGGCAAAGAGAAGAAAATCATCAATCAGATGCTGGTTAATGCCGATGGCATTCAGCAGGCGCTAGACAGGATCAACGAAAGCATGCGGAATTTCCTGATCCCCTACGAGACGACAGACATTGTGTTAACGCCGATTCTGGACGTTTTCCCGTACACAGCGGAAGAAGACGAGCAAGAAATCCCGGCCAATATGCGGCCATTATCAGAAGTAAAAGCGGAACGCGCGGAAGCAGAAGCCGTTGCAGAATAA